The proteins below are encoded in one region of Drosophila santomea strain STO CAGO 1482 chromosome 3R, Prin_Dsan_1.1, whole genome shotgun sequence:
- the LOC120454331 gene encoding putative serine protease K12H4.7, which translates to MKYTLVVLALLAPLTAAASLGGQKPEATAFVKSLRELHRGPPVEPMKTRAKVEERWITQKLDNFDDSNNATWQDRIYINNKYFVDGSPIFIYLGGEWAIDPSGISSGLWKDIAKQHNGSLLYTEHRFFGESIPITPLSTENLAKYQSVEQALADVINVIATLKQEDKYKDSKVVVSGCSYSATMATWIRKLYPEIIRGSWASSAPILAKVNFKDYMKVVGESYATLGGQYCYDLIDNATSYYENLFEIGNGTQAAKELNLCSNFDVNSDQDRWQIFSTIANIFAGIAQYQKPENYDIPTYCSILREFSDDDSVALSKFINWKINEHSGACLSTTFKGSVGYYEWSKDNYQDSDLPWVFQTCSEFGWFQSSGSRSQPFGSTFPASLYEDTCEGVFGSKYDSDGIHANVRATNDDFGGLNVNATNIYFVQGALDGWSKVGAGVAQGATIIPYASHCPDTGSISATDSAELVASKKKLIKLVGQWLED; encoded by the exons ATGAAGTATACACTAGTAGTACTCGCCCTACTTGCACCTCTGACTGCAGCAGCTAGTCTAGGTGGACAGAAACCGGAGGCCACTGCCTTCGTCAAATCCTTGAGAGAACTGCATCGAGgtccaccagttgaaccaATGAAGACCAGGGCCAAGGTGGAGGAGCGCTGGATTACCCAGAAACTGGACAACTTTGATGATAGCAACAACGCCACCTGGCAGGAT CGAATCTATATTAATAACAAGTACTTTGTGGATGGCTCTCCCATCTTCATCTACTTGGGAGGCGAGTGGGCTATCGATCCCAGTGGGATTAGCTCTGGACTCTGGAAGGACATTGCTAAGCAGCACAACGGCTCCCTCCTCTACACTGAACATCGCTTCTTTGGCGAGAGCATCCCTATAAC TCCTCTGTCCACCGAGAACCTGGCAAAGTACCAGAGCGTGGAGCAGGCTCTGGCTGATGTAATTAACGTGATTGCCACGCTGAAGCAGGAGGACAAGTACAAGGACTCTAAGGTTGTGGTCTCTGGATGCTCCTACTCGGCCACCATGGCCACTTGGATCAGGAAGCTGTATCCCGAAATTATCAGGGGCAGCTGGGCCTCATCTGCTCCGATCCTGGCTAAGGTGAACTTCAAGGACTACATGAAGGTGGTCGGCGAGTCGTACGCTACCCTTGGAGGACAATATTGCTATGATCTGATCGATAACGCCACCTCTTACTATGAGAACCTTTTCGAGATTGGCAACGGCACTCAGGCTGCGAAGGAATTGAACCTGTGCTCCAACTTTGATGTAAACAGCGATCAGGACCGTTGGCAGATCTTCAGCACTATAGCGAACATTTTTGCTGGCATTGCTCAGTACCAAAA ACCGGAGAACTATGATATTCCCACATACTGCTCTATTTTGCGAGAGTTCAGTGATGACGATTCTGTTGCTTTGTCCAAATTCATTAATTGGAAAATCAATGAGCATTCAGGAGCTTGCCTTAGCACGACCTTCAAGGGATCTGTTGGCTACTACGAATGGTCTAAGGATAACTACCAAGATA GTGACTTGCCCTGGGTTTTCCAGACCTGCAGCGAGTTCGGATGGTTCCAGTCTTCCGGCAGCAGAAGCCAACCTTTTGGATCTACTTTTCCGGCCTCTCTCTATGAGGACACCTGTGAGGGCGTCTTTGGATCGAAATACGACTCGGATGGCATCCACGCTAATGTCCGCGCAACCAACGATGACTTCGGTGGCCTGAACGTAAACGCCACCAATATCTACTTTGTGCAGGGAGCTCTTGACGGTTGGAGCAAGGTGGGTGCTGGAGTTGCCCAGGGAGCCACCATTATTCCCTACGCCTCCCATTGCCCCGATACTGGATCGATCAGTGCCACCGATAGTGCGGAACTGGTGGCCTCCAAGAAGAAGTTAATCAAGCTAGTGGGCCAATGGCTGGAGGACTAA
- the LOC120454334 gene encoding uncharacterized protein LOC120454334 isoform X2, protein MYGEKIPSTTSVCSFPLRSKQAQFDQDLSEELILANELRLAVHRGGGSIDPEKNFELRARLSPLKLPYSRVQRILKECELSERNQHTYSIPMDYGRQLVAMVCKIRTDNLSNLKLRLASLLRQNKTRFFNRHLFNETGLIEATLPSKTPLSFEEFNQTLRTDALWCKATDSAITDLGKGSVLFKCRPLDLQEVTYKLRQCNYKIINKEVGHCPNKPLVDLNDRQMARYQEFRTALLQDEDVVKIYDNVRVQ, encoded by the coding sequence ATGTATGGAGAAAAGATCCCGAGTACGACCTCCGTTTGCAGCTTTCCACTAAGGTCCAAACAGGCTCAGTTTGATCAGGACTTATCAGAAGAGTTAATACTGGCCAACGAGCTTCGATTGGCGGTGCATCGAGGGGGAGGTTCCATCGATCCCGAGAAGAATTTCGAGCTGAGGGCTCGACTGTCTCCCTTAAAGTTGCCATACAGTCGTGTGCAGCGAATTCTGAAAGAGTGCGAGTTGAGTGAGAGGAATCAACACACTTATAGTATACCCATGGACTATGGGCGCCAATTGGTTGCCATGGTTTGCAAGATCCGGACGGATAATCTGTCCAACCTGAAGCTGCGTTTGGCCTCTTTACTTCGGCAAAACAAAACGCGCTTCTTTAATAGACATTTGTTTAACGAAACTGGCTTGATTGAGGCCACATTGCCTAGCAAAACCCCTTTAAGTTTTGAGGAATTTAATCAAACGTTGCGAACAGATGCTCTGTGGTGCAAAGCAACCGATAGCGCCATTACCGATTTGGGAAAAGGGTCTGTTTTGTTCAAGTGTCGACCTCTGGACCTCCAAGAGGTTACGTACAAACTAAGGCAGTGCAACTATAAGATTATAAACAAGGAGGTGGGCCACTGTCCAAACAAGCCGCTCGTGGATTTAAATGATCGACAAATGGCCCGCTACCAGGAGTTTCGTACAGCGCTTCTTCAAGATGAAGATGTCGTAAAGATCTATGACAACGTGCGTGTCCAGTAG
- the LOC120454335 gene encoding putative serine protease K12H4.7: MTALRLVCLIVVVTIGLVHSLDIPKIKDVPLLVKTLKNLNRGPPLQVMTKRVNVQEKWITQKLDNFDASNTQTYPMRYLVNDEFQTEGSPIFIYLGGEWEIENSMVSAGLWYDMAEEHKGVLVYTEHRYYGQSVPTSTMSTDNLKYLDVKQALADVAVFIETFKAENPQLANSKVILAGGSYSATMVVWFKRLYPELIVGGWASSAPLLAKVDFTEYKEVVGQAFLQLGGQKCYDRIENGIAELESMFANKRGAEAKAMLRLCNSFDDQNDLDLWTLFSSISNIFAGVAQYQSGNDISYNCDYLLSFNDDATAIANYVYWAWGMGTCIDARYEGSVEYYLWGVDNFGASRPWYYQTCNEYGWYQSSGSRNQPFGSKFPATLYTNLCGDVFSSQYGNEQININAANTNEYFGGMEPGVENVYMTHGALDPWNPMGHGVEQGATLIANASHCADFGSIKSTDPEEMRASKEKLVGLVRQWLA; this comes from the exons ATGACTGCTCTGCGTTTGGTCTGCCTTATTGTGGTCGTGACCATAGGACTAGTTCACTCCTTGGACATTCCAAAGATCAAAGATGTGCCCCTTTTGGTCAAAACTCTGAAGAACTTGAACCGTGGTCCACCTCTCCAGGTGATGACCAAGCGCGTCAATGTCCAGGAGAAATGGATCACCCAGAAACTGGATAACTTTGACGCGAGCAACACGCAAACCTATCCGATG CGTTATTTGGTCAACGATGAGTTTCAAACCGAGGGAAGtcccattttcatttaccTGGGTGGCGAATGGGAGATCGAGAACAGCATGGTCAGCGCCGGTCTCTGGTATGATATGGCCGAAGAACACAAGGGTGTTCTCGTCTACACTGAACATCGTTACTATGGTCAAAGTGTACCCACATC AACCATGTCAACAGATAATCTCAAGTACTTGGATGTTAAGCAGGCCTTGGCCGATGTGGCCGTTTTTATTGAGACCTTCAAGGCGGAGAACCCCCAGCTGGCCAACTCCAAGGTGATTCTGGCTGGTGGTTCCTACTCGGCAACCATGGTGGTTTGGTTTAAGCGTCTCTATCCAGAATTGATTGTCGGTGGCTGGGCCTCCAGTGCCCCCCTTTTGGCCAAGGTTGACTTCACCGAATACAAGGAGGTGGTGGGCCAGGCCTTTCTTCAGTTGGGCGGCCAGAAGTGCTACGATAGGATTGAGAACGGCATCGCTGAGCTGGAATCCATGTTCGCTAATAAACGCGGAGCTGAAGCTAAGGCCATGCTGCGCCTGTGCAACAGTTTCGATGATCAAAACGATCTGGACTTGTGGACCCTGTTCTCAAGTATCTCGAATATTTTCGCTGGAGTCGCCCAATACCAAAG cGGCAACGATATTTCGTACAACTGTGACTACCTCCTGAGTTTCAATGATGATGCCACGGCCATTGCAAACTATGTGTACTGGGCGTGGGGGATGGGCACCTGCATTGATGCCAGGTACGAAGGCAGTGTTGAGTACTATCTCTGGGGAGTAGACAACTTCGGCGCTA GTCGTCCTTGGTATTATCAGACCTGCAATGAGTATGGCTGGTACCAGAGCTCTGGCTCCAGGAATCAACCCTTTGGCTCCAAGTTCCCTGCCACCCTTTACACCAATCTCTGCGGAGATGTCTTCAGTTCGCAATACGGAAATGAACAGATTAACATTAATGCAGCCAATACTAACGAATACTTCGGCGGCATGGAGCCCGGCGTAGAGAATGTGTACATGACCCACGGTGCCCTTGATCCCTGGAACCCGATGGGTCATGGAGTGGAGCAGGGAGCCACGCTCATCGCCAACGCATCGCATTGCGCCGACTTTGGATCGATCAAGTCCACAGACCCCGAAGAGATGCGGGCCTCTAAAGAGAAGCTTGTTGGATTGGTTCGACAGTGGTTGGCCTAG